CTGCCGCTCGCGCACCAGTACGTCAAGACCGGCCGGGTCGACGAGCTGGTCGGCCGCAACACCGAGGAGGTCGAAGCGAGCCTGCCGATCCTGCGCCACCAGGACCAGGACCTCTACTTCCGCGAGCACGTCGACCGGATCGGCATCGGCTCCTACGCGCACCGGCCGATGCCGGTCGAGGAGTCCACATTGGACCCGTCGGTGACCGAAACGGCCATGCCGTCGATGCTGCCCTTCACCGAGGACGACTTCGCGCCGTCGTGGGAGGAGAGCAAGCTGCTGCTGCCCGCGCTGCGGCAGACGAAGGTCGAAGAGGGGTTCAACGGCATCTTCTCGTTCACCCCCGACGGCCAGTCGCTGGTCGGCGAGTCCGCCGACGTCCGCGGGTTCTGGCTCGCCGAAGCGGTGTGGGTGACGCACTCCGCGGGCATCGCCAAGGCCGTCGCCGAGCTGCTGGTCGACGGGCGCTCGGAGACCGACCTGCACGAGGTCGACGTCCACCGCTTCGAGGACGTCCAGCTCGCGCCGTCGTACGTGAGCGAGACGTCGCAGCAGAACTTCGTCGAGGTCTACGACATCCTGCACCCGTTGCAGCCCAAGCTTTCCCCGCGCGACCTGCGCGTGACGCCGTTCCACGTCCGGCAGCGCGAGCTGGGCGCGGTGTTCCTGGAGGCGGGTGGCTGGGAGCGGCCGCACTGGTTCGAGGCCAACGCGCCGCTGCTGAAGAAGCTGCCGCACGACGCGCTGCCGCCGGCGCGGGACGCGTGGTCGGCGCAGTTCCACTCGCCGATCGCGGCGGCCGAGGCGTGGCACACGCGCAACGGTGTGGCGCTGTACGACATGACGCCGCTGAAGCGCGTCGAGGTCAGCGGAAGTGGGTCACTGGAGTTCTTGCAGTCACTGAACACGAACCAGCTGGAGAAGTCGGTCGGGTCGGTCACCTACACGCTGATGCTGGACGAGGCGGGCGGCGTCCGCAGCGACGTCACGGTGGCGCGCCTCGGGCCGGAGCTGTTCCAGGCCGGGATCAACGGGAACATCGACGTCGACCACCTCGTGAAGCACGCGCCCGACGGCGTCCGGATCCGGGACATCACCGGCGGGACGTGCTGCATCGGCGTCTGGGGCCCGCTCGCGCGTGACCTCGTGCAGCCGCTGAGCCGGGAAGACTTCTCGCACACCGGGTTGAAGTACTTCCGGGCCCGCGAGGCGCGGATCGCCGGTGTCCCGGTCGTCGCGATGCGGCTGTCCTACGTGGGCGAACTCGGCTGGGAGATCTACACGAGCGCGGACAACGGCCTGCGGCTGTGGGACGCGCTGTGGGCGGCTGGGCAGCCCCTGGGCGTCATCGCGGCCGGGCGGGCGGCGTTCAACAGCCTGCGGCTGGAGAAGGGCTACCGGCTGTGGGGCACCGACATGACGACCGAGCACGACCCGTACGAAGCCGGCGTCGGCTTCGCCGTGCGCCCGGCGAAGGGCGAGTTCCTCGGGCGCGCCGCGATCGAGGGCCGGAGCGAGGACACGGCGTCGCGGCGGCTGCGCTGCCTGACGGTCGACGACGGCCGCACGGTCGTGCTGGGCAAGGAACCGGTGTTCGTCGACGGGGTCGCTTCGGGCTACGTCACGAGCGCGGCGTACGGCTACACGATCGGCCGGCCGATCGCGTACGCGTGGCTGCCGGCGTCGGCGCACGTCGGCAGTGGTGTCGAAATCGAGTACTTCGGCCGCCGGGTCGCGGCCACCGTGGCCGCCGAGCCGCTGGTCGACCCCGGCATGGAACGGATCCGGCGCTAGACGGAAGGCACAGCGATGCGTGACCAGACCATGACCGACTTCCTCAAGGCCCTCGCTTCGCCCGACTCCCCGGGCGGGGGCGTGACGGCCGCGTTGCACGTCGCCCAGGCCGCGGCGCTGGTGGCCCGCTGCGCCGAGGAGCGTGCGGTGGTGGCCGAAGCGGAGGCGCTGAGCATGCACGCGCTGCGGCTGGCGGAGAAGGACGCGCACGCGGCCAAGACGGTCACCCGCGCCCGACGGCAGCCGGCGGGCGACCTCCGCGACCGCGCGCTGGCGGACGCCCGGCGAGGCGCCCGCGTCCCGCCGGCGGACGTGATCGCGGGGGCGACGGTGGTGCTGGACCTCGCCGAGCGCGTGCCGCCGGGGCCGCGGGTCGCGACCGATCTCGCGGCCGCGGCGGAAGCGGCCCGTGCCGCGGCGGCGACCGCCGGGGTGAGCATCGAGGTGCTCTCCGCGGGCCTGCCGGAGGACGCGGTCCTGCGCGAGACGGTCGCCGCGATCCACGCCCGGGCCGATCGCCTCACCACGGCCCTCCGGGAGGGATAGCTTCGACCTCGCCGGGTAATCCACAGCAACTCCATGGAACCGCGCCAGGAAATTCTCAGGATCGCGGGGTTTCCTGGAACGGCCGGAGGCTTGTCGAGGGCTGGAGCTGTGCATGAGCGAGTACGACCGAGGGCCGCAGGGCGACGGCGGGTACCCGTACGGCTACGGCCAGGGCGAATACCCGCAGGGCCAGGGCTACTACGACCAGCAGCCCCCCACCGGGCAGCAGTACTACGGGCAGCAGCCCTACGACCACCAGTACGGCCAGGCCCGTGACCAGTGGGGACGCCCGTACCCGCCGCAGTACACCCAGCCCCAGGGGTTCTACGGCCAACCGGGGTACGGCTACCCGCCGCCCGTCCCGCAGCCGCCGCGACGGCGTCCGCTGCGGGCGCTGACCTTCGCCGTCGTCGCGGTGGCCATCGCGGTCGTCGCCGGGCTCGGCATCGGGCACCTCATCTCCGCCTCGACCACCCCGAACGCGAGCGGCAACCAGAACTTCGGTTTCTCCGGCCAGCCCAGCGCGTCGGCCACCGCGCTCGACGCCGGCGCCGTGGCCGCGAAGGTCAACCCGGCGATCGTCAACATCAACACCGAGCTCGGGCTGCAGGGCGCGGCCGCGGCGGGCACCGGCATCGTGCTCACCGCCGACGGCGAGGTGCTCACGAACAACCACGTCGTCGCCGGCGCGACCAGCATCAAGGTCACCAGCATCGGCACCGGGGACACGTACCAGGCGCACGTCGTGGGGTACGACCGCAGCGAGGACGTCGCGGTCATCCAGCTCGAAGACGCCTCCGGCCTGCCCACCGCGAGCATCGGCGACTCGTCCACGGTGAAGGTCGGCGACCAGATCCTCGGCCTCGGCAACGCCGGCGGCAAGGGCGGCGACCCCGTCCCGGCGCCCGGCACGGTGACCGCGCTCGACCGGTCGATCACCGCCTCCGACGAGTCCAGCGGGTCGTCCGAGCAGCTCACCGGCCTGATCCAGGTGCGCGCGAACATCGAGTCCGGTGACTCCGGCGG
The window above is part of the Amycolatopsis camponoti genome. Proteins encoded here:
- a CDS encoding GcvT family protein, whose protein sequence is MTAPKVVIIGAGIVGANLADELTTRGWSDVTVLDQGPLPRTGGSTSHAPGLVFQTNTSKSMTEFAKYTVGKLLELDCFLQVGGMEVATTPARWEDLKRKHGWATSWGVPGSIIDAEECVRRWPLLDGSQVFGALHTPTDGLARAAKAVEVLAERATSRGARFVGSTRVTDVLREGGRVTGVRTDQGDFPADVVVSCAGFWGREVGAMVGMDVPLLPLAHQYVKTGRVDELVGRNTEEVEASLPILRHQDQDLYFREHVDRIGIGSYAHRPMPVEESTLDPSVTETAMPSMLPFTEDDFAPSWEESKLLLPALRQTKVEEGFNGIFSFTPDGQSLVGESADVRGFWLAEAVWVTHSAGIAKAVAELLVDGRSETDLHEVDVHRFEDVQLAPSYVSETSQQNFVEVYDILHPLQPKLSPRDLRVTPFHVRQRELGAVFLEAGGWERPHWFEANAPLLKKLPHDALPPARDAWSAQFHSPIAAAEAWHTRNGVALYDMTPLKRVEVSGSGSLEFLQSLNTNQLEKSVGSVTYTLMLDEAGGVRSDVTVARLGPELFQAGINGNIDVDHLVKHAPDGVRIRDITGGTCCIGVWGPLARDLVQPLSREDFSHTGLKYFRAREARIAGVPVVAMRLSYVGELGWEIYTSADNGLRLWDALWAAGQPLGVIAAGRAAFNSLRLEKGYRLWGTDMTTEHDPYEAGVGFAVRPAKGEFLGRAAIEGRSEDTASRRLRCLTVDDGRTVVLGKEPVFVDGVASGYVTSAAYGYTIGRPIAYAWLPASAHVGSGVEIEYFGRRVAATVAAEPLVDPGMERIRR
- a CDS encoding cyclodeaminase/cyclohydrolase family protein, which produces MRDQTMTDFLKALASPDSPGGGVTAALHVAQAAALVARCAEERAVVAEAEALSMHALRLAEKDAHAAKTVTRARRQPAGDLRDRALADARRGARVPPADVIAGATVVLDLAERVPPGPRVATDLAAAAEAARAAAATAGVSIEVLSAGLPEDAVLRETVAAIHARADRLTTALREG
- a CDS encoding S1C family serine protease — its product is MSEYDRGPQGDGGYPYGYGQGEYPQGQGYYDQQPPTGQQYYGQQPYDHQYGQARDQWGRPYPPQYTQPQGFYGQPGYGYPPPVPQPPRRRPLRALTFAVVAVAIAVVAGLGIGHLISASTTPNASGNQNFGFSGQPSASATALDAGAVAAKVNPAIVNINTELGLQGAAAAGTGIVLTADGEVLTNNHVVAGATSIKVTSIGTGDTYQAHVVGYDRSEDVAVIQLEDASGLPTASIGDSSTVKVGDQILGLGNAGGKGGDPVPAPGTVTALDRSITASDESSGSSEQLTGLIQVRANIESGDSGGPLVNANAQVIGVDTAASTGYQLNGRRSGAGGQGFAIPINQAVDIAHRIVAGTASDKIHIGKTAFIGVSVSDGQGARIRDVVARGPAQRAGLAAGDVITAIDGKPIDSATTLTNVMDTHHPGDKLTLTVTGAAGGQRQVQVTAAEGPVG